GCGCCCAGCGACTCCTGTCGTTGCAGCGCCTGCTGCGCCTGCGCCAGCAGACGATCCGCCAGTCCTGGCTCCAGACCACCACCGCCCTGCAGGGCCTGCAACAGCAGACGTTCCAGCGTGGTATCCAGACCAATCACCTGCACTTCATCGTTACCCGGGAACCACTGCTGGGTAATCGCACGGCCCAGCGCCACACGCACCACCGAGGTCAGCTCATTCGGATCCGGCTGTACTGGCGCATGCTCCGCCAGCGTTTCAATAATGGTGCGCATATCGCGAATCGACACCCGCTCGGTTAACAGGTTCTGCAGTACTTTATGCAGAGTGGTCAGCGTCACCACACCCGGCACCAGATCTTCGGTCAGCTTCGGCATCTCCTGGGTAACGCGATCCAGCAACTGTTGCGCTTCCTGGCGGCCAAACAGCTCGCTGGAGTACTGGCCAAGCAGATGGTTAAGATGCGTCGCCACTACGGTACTGGCTTCCACCACGGTAAAGCCCTGAATCTGCGCCTGCTCTTTCAGCGCGCTTTCAATCCATACCGCCGCCAGACCAAAGGCCGGATCAACCGTCGCCTCACCTGGCAAACTGCCTGCGGCGGTGCCCGGGTTAATCGCCATCCAGCGGCCCGGATAGGCGTCACCGCTGCCAATCTCTACGCCTTTCATCAGAATACGGTAGCGCGCAGGCGGCAGTTCCATATTGTCACGAATATGCACCACCGGCGGTAAAAAGCCGATCTCCTGAGCAAACTTCTTACGGATACTGCGGATACGCCCCAGCAGCTCGCCATCCTGCTGTGAGTCGACCATCGGGATCAGACGGTAGCCGACTTCCATGCCCAGCGAATCTTCCATCTGCACATCGGTCCAGGAGGCTTCCAGCGCGGGCGAGGCGTCCTGCGATTTAGTCAGCGACGGCGCGGCGGCTGGTTTTGGCTTCATTTCTTTGCCACGCATATACCAGGCCAGCCCTAACAGCGCGCCGGTAAACAGCAGGAAGACAAAGTTTGGCATGCCCGGCACCAGGCCCAGCAGACCCAGCACCCCGGCGCTTAACATCATCACCCGTGGATTAGCGAACAGCTGGGTGACCATCTGCTCACCGACGTCCTGATCGGTACTGACGCGGGTCACAATCACACCGGCGGCGGTGGAGATCACCAGCGCCGGGATCTGGGCGACCAGACCGTCACCGATGGTTAACAGGGTGTAAGTTTCAGCGGCGTGACCCAGCGGCATACTGTGCTGCACCACACCGACAATCAGTCCACCGATGACGTTGATCACCATGATCATAATGCCGGCGATCGCATCACCGCGCACAAACTTACTGGCGCCATCCATGGAACCGTAAAAATCGGCTTCCTGGGTGACGTCAGAACGGCGCTTTTTGGCTTCATCTTCGCCAATCAGACCGGCGTTTAAGTCGGCGTCGATGGCCATCTGTTTGCCGGGCATTCCGTCAAGGACAAAACGCGCGCCCACTTCAGCGATACGTCCGGCGCCTTTGGTGATAACCATAAAGTTGATCAGTACCAGGATGATAAACACCACAATACCGATAGCAAAGTTACCGCCAACGAGGAAGTGACCAAAGGCTTCAACCACCTGACCTG
This is a stretch of genomic DNA from Winslowiella toletana. It encodes these proteins:
- the flhA gene encoding flagellar biosynthesis protein FlhA produces the protein MSNLATLLRLPGNFKDTQWQVLAGPVLILMILSMMVLPLPAFVLDLLFTFNIALSIMVLLVAMFTQRTLDFAAFPTILLFSTLLRLALNVASTRIILMDGHTGAGAAGQVVEAFGHFLVGGNFAIGIVVFIILVLINFMVITKGAGRIAEVGARFVLDGMPGKQMAIDADLNAGLIGEDEAKKRRSDVTQEADFYGSMDGASKFVRGDAIAGIMIMVINVIGGLIVGVVQHSMPLGHAAETYTLLTIGDGLVAQIPALVISTAAGVIVTRVSTDQDVGEQMVTQLFANPRVMMLSAGVLGLLGLVPGMPNFVFLLFTGALLGLAWYMRGKEMKPKPAAAPSLTKSQDASPALEASWTDVQMEDSLGMEVGYRLIPMVDSQQDGELLGRIRSIRKKFAQEIGFLPPVVHIRDNMELPPARYRILMKGVEIGSGDAYPGRWMAINPGTAAGSLPGEATVDPAFGLAAVWIESALKEQAQIQGFTVVEASTVVATHLNHLLGQYSSELFGRQEAQQLLDRVTQEMPKLTEDLVPGVVTLTTLHKVLQNLLTERVSIRDMRTIIETLAEHAPVQPDPNELTSVVRVALGRAITQQWFPGNDEVQVIGLDTTLERLLLQALQGGGGLEPGLADRLLAQAQQALQRQESLGAPPVLLVNHPLRALLARFLRRNLPQLMVLSNLELTDNRQIRMTATIGGQQ